A genomic window from Vitis riparia cultivar Riparia Gloire de Montpellier isolate 1030 chromosome 18, EGFV_Vit.rip_1.0, whole genome shotgun sequence includes:
- the LOC117906037 gene encoding RING-H2 finger protein ATL58-like, whose protein sequence is MSYSYSDPPSCCSASAELKLYQAFIFSVPIFFTFILLLLFYLFYLRRRRVDWASLRMRSSMQNDADHASGVSELGLKKEVREMLPIIVFKESFSVSDTQCSVCLADYQAEDRLQQIPACGHTFHMDCIDHWLATHTTCPLCRLSLTAAARTPAEPITILVETPHGTSPEQTQPDAQVSQPRNENERAVHNTMEAEGGSSECDDCETGTRDARNENERHEV, encoded by the exons ATGTCTTATAGCTATTCAGACCCACCAAGCTGCTGCTCAGCTTCTGCTGAATTGAAGCTCTACCAGGCCTTCATCTTCTCTGTTCCAATCTTCTTCACCTTCATTCTCCTTTTGTTGTTCTACCTCTTCTATCTTCGCCGTCGGAGGGTCGATTGGGCTTCGCTTCGGATGCGATCTTCTATGCAGAACGATGCCGATCATGCTTCTGGA GTGTCTGAATTGGGCTTGAAGAAAGAAGTGAGAGAGATGCTTCCCATTATTGTATTCAAGGAAAGCTTCTCTGTCAGTGATACACA GTGCTCAGTATGCCTGGCTGATTATCAAGCAGAGGACAGGCTCCAACAGATACCTGCATGCGGGCACACATTTCATATGGACTGCATCGACCACTGGCTCGCCACCCACACGACCTGCCCACTCTGCCGCCTTTCCCTCACTGCAGCTGCCAGAACTCCGGCTGAACCGATCACTATCCTAGTAGAAACACCTCATGGAACTTCCCCAGAACAAACACAACCTGATGCACAAGTCTCCCAGCCcaggaatgaaaatgaaagagctGTTCATAACACCATGGAAGCAGAGGGAGGAAGCTCTGAATGTGATGACTGTGAGACTGGAACCAGAGATGCAAGGAATGAGAATGAGAGGCATGAAGTGTAG
- the LOC117907527 gene encoding phytolongin Phyl1.1-like, with protein sequence MGSFENTVYYCCVSKGNRIMYAYSGGGHEIENLAALCLERAPPFHKWYFQTMGKKTFGFLMEDGHVYFAIVDEGLGNPGVLQFLEHMRDEFKKIARKDSRGSPSSFNSLHIQDQLVPIIHHLISSLEHVSQTSNNWIAESPLPHHVGLSPSPSDANGQMEAASSTKAPLLGKFSKQEKKKKMKDPVIAMRDIELEEHRKSTDRGIKIDSGNSDSNSQGGVGSSISLQKDLGSIRIRSGSQSIRKKWCRHVRIVLAIDAAVCLILFVIWLVIFHLTKK encoded by the coding sequence ATGGGTTCGTTTGAGAACACAGTTTATTACTGCTGTGTGTCGAAGGGTAATAGAATTATGTATGCATATAGTGGTGGAGGCCATGAGATTGAGAATTTGGCTGCCTTGTGCTTGGAAAGAGCTCCTCCCTTTCACAAATGGTATTTTCAGACCATGGGCAAGAAAACTTTTGGGTTTTTGATGGAAGATGGGCATGTTTATTTTGCAATTGTAGATGAGGGTCTTGGAAACCCGGGAGTTCTACAGTTTCTAGAACACATGAGAGATGAATTCAAGAAGATAGCTAGAAAGGATTCTAGGGGAAGCCCTTCAAGTTTTAACTCACTCCATATACAAGATCAACTGGTGCCCATTATCCACCACTTGATCTCCTCATTAGAGCATGTTTCTCAGACTAGTAATAATTGGATAGCTGAGTCTCCCTTGCCACATCATGTGGGTCTTTCTCCATCACCAAGTGATGCAAATGGGCAAATGGAAGCTGCCAGTTCTACAAAAGCCCCATTGTTAGGAAAGTTTAGCAagcaagagaagaagaagaagatgaaggatccTGTCATTGCAATGAGAGACATTGAGTTGGAGGAGCACCGGAAGTCCACAGACAGAGGTATCAAGATAGATTCGGGGAATTCGGATTCCAATAGCCAAGGTGGTGTTGGTTCTTCAATTTCATTACAGAAGGATTTGGGTTCAATCAGGATCAGGTCAGGCTCTCAAAGCATCCGAAAGAAGTGGTGCCGCCACGTAAGGATTGTTCTTGCAATTGATGCAGCTGTATGCCTGATACTGTTTGTGATATGGTTAGTAATTTTCCATCTCACAAAGAAGTAA